A genome region from Setaria italica strain Yugu1 chromosome III, Setaria_italica_v2.0, whole genome shotgun sequence includes the following:
- the LOC101771075 gene encoding protein ALP1-like yields the protein MHRYFKEVLYAIGELRQEMIRPPSNETPVKISNSSRWYPYFKDCVGAIDETHVYARVPAKIQAAFRGRKHYPTQNVLAAVDFDMKFTYVLAGWEGSAHDATILADALEREDGLRVPPGKFYLVDARYACHPGFLPPYRGTRYHLKEYGARNYPTNPRELFNLRHSSLRVSVERAFGALKNRFRIIDNKPFHPYKTQVKLVLACYILHNWILGHGVDEVVPTEFSWVPNNNDSPGHGVQMDDNAV from the exons ATGCATAGATATTTCAAGGAGGTCTTGTATGCTATTGGGGAACTTAGGCAAGAAATGATTAGACCTCCATCTAATGAGACACCAGTTAAGATAAGCAATAGCtcaagatggtacccatatttcaag GACTGTGTTGGGGCAATAGATGAGACTCATGTATATGCTAGAGTGCCAGCCAAGATCCAAGCAGCATTTAGGGGAAGGAAGCACTACCCCACACAAAATGTTCTTGCTGCTGTTGACTTTGATATGAAATTTACTTATGTCTTAGCTGGTTGGGAAGGGTCGGCTCATGATGCAACTATTCTTGCTGATGCACTAGAGAGGGAGGATGGGTTAAGGGTTCCACCAG GAAAATTCTACTTAGTAGATGCTAGATATGCTTGTCATCCTGGATTCCTTCCTCCTTACCGTGGCACTAGGTACCATCTGAAAGAGTATGGTGCTAGGAACTACCCAACCAACCCAAGGGAGTTGTTTAATTTGAGGCATTCAAGTCTGAGAGTATCTGTTGAAAGGGCTTTTGGTGCTTTGAAGAACCGTTTTCGCATCATTGATAATAAACCATTTCATCCCTACAAGACACAAGTCAAGTTAGTACTTGCTTGCTacatattgcataattggaTACTTGGGCATGGGGTTGATGAGGTAGTTCCTACTGAGTTCTCATGGGTGCCCAACAATAATGATAGTCCTGGACATGGGGTCCAGATGGATGACAATGCTGTTTGA
- the LOC101770271 gene encoding protein LIKE COV 1 isoform X1, whose amino-acid sequence MAGRERDRELLLPVVAGEHAASDDGDSEPTTPVMAGPPPPPASLRELHLHHHPTGIEALSRVIRSWAWKKFMSGCVILLPIAITFYTTWWFIRFVDGFFSPIYVHLGIHLFGLGFVTSITFIFLIGVFMSSWLGASLLGLGEFCIKRMPLVRHIYSASKQISTAISPDQSSRAFKEVVIIRHPRIGEYALGFITSTVALRGAGVRGDQDLACVYVPTNNLYLGDIFLMSRADVIIPDLSVREAIGSQLLSPCAYGVFMENFEVLDLSSSESGNLLQRLFSLAACRCPRSYPRWRVPSASATMAVR is encoded by the exons ATGGCCGGGAGGGAGAGGGACCGGGAGCTGCTCCTCCCGGTGGTGGCCGGCGAGCACGCCGCCAGCGACGACGGCGACTCCGAGCCGACCACACCCGTCatggccggcccgccgccgccgccagcgtcgTTGCGCGAGCTacacctgcaccaccaccccacCGGCATCGAG GCATTGTCAAGAGTGATTCGGAGCTGGGCATGGAAGAAGTTCATGTCTGGATG CGTCATCCTGCTCCCGATCGCCATCACCTTCTACACGACGTGGTGGTTCATCCGCTTCGTCGACGGCTTCTTCTCGCCCATCTACGTCCACCTCGGGATACACCTCTTCG GTCTGGGGTTTGTCACCTCCATCAccttcatcttcctcatcggCGTGTTCATGTCGTCGTGGCTGGGCGCCTCGCTCCTCGGCCTCGGTGAGTTCTGCATCAAGAGGATGCCCCTCGTGCGCCACATCTACTCGGCTTCCAAACAAATCAGCACCGCGATATCACCAG ACCAGAGCTCGAGAGCCTTCAAGGAGGTGGTGATCATCCGGCACCCAAGGATCGGCGAGTACGCGCTGGGCTTCATCACGTCCACGGTGGCGCTGCGCGGCGCCGGAGTCCGCGGCGACCAGGACCTCGCCTGCGTCTACGTGCCGACCAACAACCTCTACCTCGGCGACATCTTCCTCATGAGCCGCGCCGACGTCATCATCCCGGACCTCTCCGTCCGGGAGGCCATCGGTAGTCAACTTCTTTCTCCTTGTGCCTACGGTGTTTTCATGGAGAACTTTGAAGTTCTTGATCTGAGTTCATCTGAATCGGGGAATTTGTTGCAGAGATTGTTCTCTCTGGCGGCATGTCGGTGCCCAAGATCATATCCGCGGTGGAGGGTGCCGTCGGCCTCGGCGACCATGGCTGTGCGATGA
- the LOC101770271 gene encoding protein LIKE COV 1 isoform X2 translates to MAGRERDRELLLPVVAGEHAASDDGDSEPTTPVMAGPPPPPASLRELHLHHHPTGIEALSRVIRSWAWKKFMSGCVILLPIAITFYTTWWFIRFVDGFFSPIYVHLGIHLFGLGFVTSITFIFLIGVFMSSWLGASLLGLGEFCIKRMPLVRHIYSASKQISTAISPDQSSRAFKEVVIIRHPRIGEYALGFITSTVALRGAGVRGDQDLACVYVPTNNLYLGDIFLMSRADVIIPDLSVREAIEIVLSGGMSVPKIISAVEGAVGLGDHGCAMKDS, encoded by the exons ATGGCCGGGAGGGAGAGGGACCGGGAGCTGCTCCTCCCGGTGGTGGCCGGCGAGCACGCCGCCAGCGACGACGGCGACTCCGAGCCGACCACACCCGTCatggccggcccgccgccgccgccagcgtcgTTGCGCGAGCTacacctgcaccaccaccccacCGGCATCGAG GCATTGTCAAGAGTGATTCGGAGCTGGGCATGGAAGAAGTTCATGTCTGGATG CGTCATCCTGCTCCCGATCGCCATCACCTTCTACACGACGTGGTGGTTCATCCGCTTCGTCGACGGCTTCTTCTCGCCCATCTACGTCCACCTCGGGATACACCTCTTCG GTCTGGGGTTTGTCACCTCCATCAccttcatcttcctcatcggCGTGTTCATGTCGTCGTGGCTGGGCGCCTCGCTCCTCGGCCTCGGTGAGTTCTGCATCAAGAGGATGCCCCTCGTGCGCCACATCTACTCGGCTTCCAAACAAATCAGCACCGCGATATCACCAG ACCAGAGCTCGAGAGCCTTCAAGGAGGTGGTGATCATCCGGCACCCAAGGATCGGCGAGTACGCGCTGGGCTTCATCACGTCCACGGTGGCGCTGCGCGGCGCCGGAGTCCGCGGCGACCAGGACCTCGCCTGCGTCTACGTGCCGACCAACAACCTCTACCTCGGCGACATCTTCCTCATGAGCCGCGCCGACGTCATCATCCCGGACCTCTCCGTCCGGGAGGCCATCG AGATTGTTCTCTCTGGCGGCATGTCGGTGCCCAAGATCATATCCGCGGTGGAGGGTGCCGTCGGCCTCGGCGACCATGGCTGTGCGATGAAGGACTCCTAG
- the LOC101762145 gene encoding LOW QUALITY PROTEIN: L-galactose dehydrogenase (The sequence of the model RefSeq protein was modified relative to this genomic sequence to represent the inferred CDS: deleted 1 base in 1 codon) → MELRELGGTGLRVSAVGFGASPLGHVFGDVPRDAARAAVRRALDLGVNFFDTSPYYGGTISESVLGDCLRHAAVPRNQVVVATKCGRYKDEGFDFSAARVTRSIDESLARLGLDYVDILHAHDIEFTHLDQIVNETIPALQKIKESGKARFIGITGLPLSIYPYVLDRVPPGSVDVILSYCHFGINDTSLVDLLPYLKSKGVGVITASPLAMGLLTDNGPPDWHPAPEQLKLACRAAAEHCSKKGKSITKLAMQYSLMNNEISIVLVGMNSTKQVEENVAAALELSTSGIDEELLHEVEAILEPVKNVTWPSGIQQA, encoded by the exons ATGGAGCTCCGCGAGCTGGGCGGCACGGGCCTCCGCGTCAGCGCCGTCGGCTTCGGCGCCTCCCCGCTCGGCCACGTCTTCGGGGACGTGCCCCGcgacgccgcccgcgccgccgtccgccgtgcGCTCGACCTCGGCGTCAACTTCTTCGACACCTCCCC GTACTACGGCGGCACCATCTCGGAGTCCGTTCTCGGCGACTGCCTCCGCCACGCGGCCGTCCCGCGGAACCAGGTCGTCGTCGCGACCAAGTGCGGCCGCTACAAGGACGAGGGCTTCGACTTCTCCGCCGCCCGCGTCACCCGCAGCATCGACGAGAGCCTCGCCCGCCTCGGCCTCGACTACGTCGACATCCTCCACGCCCACGACATCGAGTTCACCCACCTCGACCAG ATTGTGAATGAGACGATTCCGGCGCTCCagaagatcaaggagagcgggAAGGCGCGGTTCATCGGGATCACGGGGCTGCCCCTCAGCATCTACCCGTATGTGCTTGACCGGGTGCCGCCAGGCTCGGTGGATGTGATCCTGTCCTACTGCCACTTCGGGATCAACGACACCTCTCTGGTCGATCTGCTCCCCTACCTGAAGAGCAAGGGCGTTGGGGTTATCACTGCTTCGCCTCTTGCGATGGGTCTTCTCACAGATAATGGGCCACCGGACTGGCACCCTGCACCTGAACAACTTAAG TTGGCATGCAGGGCAGCC GCAGAGCACTGTAGCAAGAAGGGGAAAAGCATCACGAAGCTAGCTATGCAATACAGCTTGATGAACAATGAAATTTCAATAGTTCTTGTTGGAATGAACTCTACAAAACAG GTGGAGGAGAATGTGGCTGCCGCACTGGAGTTGTCAACATCAGGCATTGATGAAGAACTTCTGCATGAAGTTGAAGCAATTCTTGAGCCTGTGAAGAACGTGACTTGGCCTAGCGGTATCCAGCAGGCCTGA
- the LOC101770676 gene encoding uncharacterized protein LOC101770676, giving the protein MIVLEEEHYNGHIKAHPKDAEYLNKPIVYYQEMMVIFGNGQATGKYAMGSNEALGSPSEFAYSPMKHDLPEELTPGKPEAAYVSKLEPPVGSKRKRSMLSDDDVLVFTGMTDAVNNVADAIHSTKVEDSHPDLYGALMYMPGFSEEALMLAYGHLLNNKAQGSAFVQMSHSHRVLWLSTYLDKNNYM; this is encoded by the exons ATGATTGTCCTTGAGGAGGAGCACTACAATGGCCACATCAAG GCACACCCCAAAGATGCTGAGTACCTCAACAAGCCAATTGTGTACTACCAGGAGATGATGGTCATCTTTGGTAATGGTCAGGCAACAGGTAAGTATGCTATGGGGTCAAATGAGGCTCTTGGTAGTCCTTCTGAGTTTGCCTATAGCCCAATGAAGCATGACCTGCCTGAGGAGCTTACTCCTGGAAAGCCTGAGGCAGCTTATGTGTCCAAGTTAGAACCACCTGTTGGAAGCAAGAGAAAGAGGTCCATGCTGTCAGATGATGATGTCCTTGTGTTCACTGGCATGACTGATGCAGTGAACAATGTTGCAGATGCTATACATTCTACCAAGGTTGAGGATTCCCACCCTGACTTGTATGGTGCACTGATGTACATGCCAGGGTTCAGTGAGGAAGCTCTAATGCTTGCATATGGTCACTTGCTTAACAATAAGGCCCAGGGATCTGCTTTTGTGCAGATGTCTCACTCACACCGTGTTCTTTGGCTGAGTACCTACTTGGACAAGAACAACTACATGTGA